gcaaggtctgtttgaggacacagtactatcagatttgtacaattacagcctatagggcaactaatacgatacacaTATTTGACATTACTTCTCAATTACAGTAGCAGTCACACTTCTTTTCCAGCCTCACTTTGGTGTAGAAATAaatttacattctttttcaCGTTACCCAGGATACAGCCTTTTTGTAATGCAAATTAATAGCCTCAATGAAGACTGATGATGAATGAAATCCAGGTGAATGAATCTCTGTAGTTTTCCTCCGGACAATCAGACCATAGATATAGAATTACCAAATCAGAAATCTGATTCAAAGCAGTGATACAATGTATGCAAGTGGGGTAGCTGTATGAGAcagattcatttttgaaatatagTGCCCTCAGTATTCATTCATACAATTGATTAAACAGGAATAAAACATGtatgtagagtgcttttttttcttaattgtttttaaatttatccTTAACCTTAATAGCATTGGATAAAGCTAAATGCCATATTGTTTGTATTCCAGAAGACAAaggggtcacatttattcatacctctgtagttaatattttgtaaatcccCCTCTGGTGTGGATTATACAGACAGTGTGCTTCATGTAGTGTTGAGCTTCTAATCTAGACCATTTGAGGGGGGATTTTTGATGATTCCTCTAAGCAGAATCGGTCTTGGTCCATCTTGGTCCATCACATATGACAGTGAGCATGAGTCTTcagcctccacctccaccacatATAAGTGTATATAACCATATATACCTGCATATAACAATTCCATATAAGATAAAATACTGTCTGGGATCTATATAACTATGGTTCAGATGAAAAACCAATtggtgagaaaaaaagggaCTCAGCAAGGATTATCATTTGCAATGCTTCTAATACCCATCATTTTCAGAGTTTCAGAGTTTAAGGAACAAAGATGTTATCCAGAGGCAGTTCAGAAAATCCTTTGTGGGAGCAAAAATATTGCTgccattttctccctctcctttacTCCTTCATTTTACACTTAGAGTTCTACATTCCACAGGCGTTTTTCAGACCAGATAAATGGCAGTGCACTAAAAGTCGTCTTCTAGCTCTATCTGCAGACTGTATGAACCTGAAGCCAGAGCAGAGCTGGACCAATAAAACTAAGAATCAGAGTCAAATAATTGGAGAGGGTAATGCAAGGGATGGAAGGGATACAACCTTTAAGACTGCAGGGGGAAAGCAATTATATTGGTTATATGTCAAGTCAATTTTCAGTGAACAATTAAATGTGCCTGATGTTAGATGGAAGGCTTGCTTAGCTGCAGATAAGGGGGTTCCATTATCTTGGAAGTTACTGCATAAAAATCCTTTCCCAAAACAAACTGATTACCTCCACTGGAGGATCTTACATGATATGTTGTAAACAACACAATGGTGATGTTTTAATCCAGCTGTCCATTGAAAGATCAAACTTCCCGTCTGTGaattgctgtttttcagggatTGGCCTGGGTTACTGTCACTGCTTAATGTTTAGATAGTGGGAAAGCAAggttgtgtgcatgtttttgcaaaaatgttCTTGGTTTGGGGATTAattatataaaagaaaataaagcctCTTAATTTAACATCTGctaattaattacttttttagAGGAGCTAAACTTGTCATTCTGAAGACCCAGAAAGCTGAGCTAGGAAAGTGGGTAACTGGTGTACAGTATGAAGTACATGAGGGAGATTAAGTTGTGGTTAGGTGTTAATAAAcagtatgttcatttttattattagtttattatGGAGGGATTCTTCTCTATTTTAATACGTAGACTATGTAGATAGTACTCCCATGCTCTTTATATTAATTAAAGTTTCAAACAAGATATGaaactttctttctctcattctctctctctctctctttctcttataTTCAAGATGTTCCTACACCTTATGACAGAAATTATTTGACACCAGGGCTGGGTGactgtgcaaataaaatgtCCCAGTTTACAGAGATGTGTgatccctctgtctgtctctcagctccTTCACACCACTGTCCGAGTGTTTTAGGGATGAGACGGCCATCTGCAGCATCGGTTGTGTGTGCGCTTATCCCCATAAGGATTTATAGCAATCCCGGGAATGGGGTACAGGTGTATTGGAGTTTTGATTATTCTGGTCTGAAACCTGGAAAGAAAGGCGAGGGAAAAATTCTTGCTGTATGCAGAGGGTGAGATGGATCTGTGGTGAGATGGGTCTGTGGACGTGTAcatcaaataaatgtgaaaaccaTGACTCCATTCTACTCTAGCAACTAAAATACAGCTTGTCTTAGTCACATAGCTACAGGCATCCCATTGTTACCAAAGGCCACTGAAATGCATTGGTTTTCTTATTTGTTCGATATGAAGATGCTGCTTAAACTTGAGAGGGTCTATCATACAGGGATctatttttgaaacatttctatGCTTGGTAACATTACAGGACAATGGGAGCTTTTCtttgttacatatatttttatatgtctATTTCCTCAACTACATGGCACATTCAGTCTATGCAAGGTCTTAACTCGCCAAGTCGTACGTTCCCCTGTTCCGGTTGCTTCTGCCCATGAAGCAGATGCACGGTAGGAATCCTGTCTCACGTCCAACAGTAAAAGCAattctttcctctgtctcagcGCGCACTTCTGACACCCCACCTTCCCTCTCTGCAGCGATCAGTTTTAAAATCACGTTTATAAAAGTTGACAGTAAATAGTTGGGAAATTGTTTTGCAATATTCCCGTTTAGTACCTTTAGCTTTTAGCCTTGGGCAACGATATAAAGGCTTTAGCCGTTCCTCAACcaatatgaatatattaaaaCTGTTTAATAAAGTGCGATCTCAAATGGAgtaaataatacagaaaaatctATCGTATGTAAATAAACCattctgctttgttttaaacTATTAGATCTATAATCGATAATAGATAGTAGATCTATAATCTATTGgtctttaattttatttacatattttcgCTGACTAGGGAGGATGGGAGCAGTCACTACgcacagaaaggaaaagaaaagcatacacatttacacaaacaccaCCGGCTATTAACTATACCAATAAAGCACAGATATTAcctgtcttctctctgtctaatgctgtctcagacacacaaacatactcacatacactcaaacacatcttcatattcatacatattcTCTGGTTTTTCGTCTTCTCCCTTTTTGTCTTCCTCTCACCCTGACAAATACGCTCAAATAATGGCATTCACTCAAACGGCACGGAAATATTGTCATATCCTAATTCACAAGAAAACTGAACTCAGATTCAAACATGCAACAGCGGTCATGGCTGCTgagttgctgtttttgtttcaatataATGTAAAGATACCGAAATTGTCAACGGCGGTcgatttaaaaatacatgtaccgttgttataaaaatattgtttatacaCCAAAATGAGAAATCGCACCTGCGTGAACTATTCTGCCTGTCCACACAGGAAAATACCAATTgcttgtaataaaaaaaaaatggagcgGCGACATAGCTCAAGGATAGGAGTCCAACACGCCTCCTATGTGTCGGATACAAAAGCCGTGCAACTATTCTGCCCAAAACATAATGCGAGAGCTGATGGACGGGAAAGCCTCCTCTACCTCTCCGCATTGCTCTTGaccacatttttacacacagccacacttcTCCCCAAAGATTTGCTGAGCTTCTGCGACACATTTACGcgaatgtttctttttcctctaaTTTCAATTCACGTGTTTCATTTATTGTACGGTTGACTTGTAATAACATGGATGATAATTCCACGCTCACTAGGCGCAACTTTTTTGACTTTCGCGCTTTAACGCAAACACTCCAGGTGCCTGGAAACCGTTCTCAGCAGTTTTATAAAAATGCTACGGAGCCCGAGCTGGAGGATACCTTGGACGTGAATACAGATATCTACTCCAAAGTCCTGGTCACCGTGATATATATTGCGCTATTTGTGATCGGCTGTTTGGGGAACTCTATTACACTCTACACTTTACTGATGAAGAAATCCCTCCAAAATTTGCAGAGCACCGTTCACTATCACCTCGCCAGTCTCGCCGTGTCCGACCTCCTAATCCTTGTTCTCTGCATGCCCATCGAGTTGTACAACTTTATCTGGGTCCACCACCCGTGGGCATTCGGAGAAGCAGTATGTAAAGGGTACTACTTCCTAAGGGACGGTTGCTCCTATGCCACAGTGCTCAACATCGCAAGCCTCAGCGTGGAGCGCTACATGGCTATCTGCCACCCGTTTAAGGCAAAGAGCATCATGTCCCGCAGCCGCACCAAGAAGCTCATCTCTGGTATGTGGGTGGCGTCGTTCCTCCTGGCCACGCCGATGCTCTTTACCATGGGTCAGCTCTACGTCGGAAGTGAGAAGATTTGTACCACTGTTGTGTCCCTCGTCACGTCCAAGACCGTGTTGCAGGTGGGTGCAGGAGTGGCCAATTTTGGAGTTATcctgaatattattattattttattattttattattattattattattggaaCTGGCGTTTCTTAATTCGTTTTTAAAAGGCAGCGATttttgcataatattatacGTATTTCATACACTCAAGCAGGTAGAATCTGAGCGTAGTTTTGTGTGGACGCTAAGAAGGTTAAGAGGTCTTTTAAAGCAATGACTGCCAATTGTGCTTTCGTCGAAAAACCCCAATTCAGCAAATCCATGGCATAACGAGGTCAGATACTGCAATTATCACGTATTCATGCACTGGTGTATTCACAGTCATTTCTTGTTGATTAATTTTAGCACCTGCACAGTTCCATTTCCGTCAAGCGTGACGTTTAGAGGTGAACATTACTCCGCAGGCAGTCCTGGAAGGCACTGACTTAATGTAGTGCTTAATGATACCCCAAACGCCGGTACAAACGCATGGTGTTCCTTAAGTGCTTGTATGAGAGGAACTGATTGCAGCTCTCGGAATCCATTGTATGTGCAGTCCTTACTGCAAGTAAATAGACATGCTCTGAGATCAATTGCACTGCacatagaaaagaaaaaaacctaatgtgtatgtatgtactttgtgtgtgtgtgtatggggggggggggggggggggggggggggggggtaatgtgGGTATCGATttaaacagtaaacacaaagCAGTGAATGGACGCATTTATTGTTACAGTTTGAGAATGACATTAAATTGCTGTTATTTTAGAAATGACCAGCAAGATCTGCAGAGGTAAGGTTTTTTAACCCGTTACACTCACAGGTTACAAGCCTGTTCTACAATCATGTAAACACTTGGACCTAGATTTAATCTAAGTATAGTCTGCTTTGACTTCAGTCCCTTTTATAAGATATAGCTTGCACAGAGTTCTGTAGAAGTAagtcacaacccccccccccccggcaccaccaccatcaccttTAACAAATACGAGtcttttcaattgaaaaagCCAGGTTGTCAAGGTGATGTAAACCTGTGTGTCCCTATATAATGATGGAAgcctttattttctctcttccttcaaAATAAGAATCTTTAAATGCTCTccaaatttattttctttattttatcacTTTTCTTTATCTTCTTTTTCCTCCATCCTCACTCATCTGTGCTCTCTGATTTTTGTCAgatagatcttttttttttttagttcaaaaTGTGTATGGATGCATATatgcacaaacagaaacacataagcacatgcatgtgcatgcacacccTTACATATTCtgatacatgtaaaaatgcatacGTACAGGTACTCACAAAAACCATGGATAACGTCTTTGTAACGAAAGAGtcagaagacccaagtgcagagctccagtacttttaa
This portion of the Megalops cyprinoides isolate fMegCyp1 chromosome 7, fMegCyp1.pri, whole genome shotgun sequence genome encodes:
- the ntsr1 gene encoding neurotensin receptor type 1; the encoded protein is MDDNSTLTRRNFFDFRALTQTLQVPGNRSQQFYKNATEPELEDTLDVNTDIYSKVLVTVIYIALFVIGCLGNSITLYTLLMKKSLQNLQSTVHYHLASLAVSDLLILVLCMPIELYNFIWVHHPWAFGEAVCKGYYFLRDGCSYATVLNIASLSVERYMAICHPFKAKSIMSRSRTKKLISGMWVASFLLATPMLFTMGQLYVGSEKICTTVVSLVTSKTVLQVNAFLSFVVPMAAISALNGVIASQLLRMFQQAAQDSRVCIVAGNPTMLSVAVEPNRTQSLRHGVMVLRAVVFAFVVCWLPYHARRLMYCYVTTWTDSLYDFYHYFYMVTNVLFYVSSAINPVLYNLVSANYRQVFFSTLRYFFLPCRRKKPKRVLTRHCNSISSNHTFSTNIIKETVY